The Ictidomys tridecemlineatus isolate mIctTri1 chromosome 6, mIctTri1.hap1, whole genome shotgun sequence genome includes a region encoding these proteins:
- the Mrtfa gene encoding myocardin-related transcription factor A isoform X5, giving the protein MLQLKLQQRRTREELVSQGIMPPLKSPAAFHEQRRSLERARTEDYLKRKIRSRPERSELVRMHILEETSAEPSLQAKQLKLKRARLADDLNEKIAQRPGPMELVEKNILPVESSLKEAIIVGQVNYPKVADSSSFDEDSSDALSPEQPASHESQGSVPSPLEARVSEPLPSATSMSPTQVLSQLPMGPDSGETLFLSEQPPLPPPPLLPPSLTNGTAVPTAKSTPTLIKQSQPKSASEKSQRSKKAKELKPKVKKLKYHQYIPPDQKQDKGAPAMDSSYAKILQQQQLFLQLQILNQQQQHYSYQTILPAPPKPAGETLGGCGAPAVRSLSTTSGGSGSGPPGPGGLTRQNSTPQTGKPGALPANLDDMKVAELKQELKLRSLPVSGTKTELIERLRAYQDQASPAPAAPKAPAATSLLSKAGEVVVAFPAARLSAGPALVAAGLAPAEVVVATVTSNGVVKFGSTGSTPPVSPTPSERSLLSTGDENSTPGDTFGEMVTSPLTQLTLQTSPLQILVKEEGPRTTPCCLSPGVRAEMEGLDKDQMLQEKDKQIEELTRMLRQKQQLVELLRLQLEQEKRAQQPTPAPASTKAPPSTPVKQEKSFSSCQLSRQPPSTTHPFSPGLVAPTANHRDAGAPALGPPAVVVKQEAMPPEPEVAPTPQLLLGPQGSGLLKGVTPPTLITDSTGTHLVLTVTNKNADSPGLPSGSPLQPLSQPGSPAPGPPAQMDLEHPSQPPFGTPTSLLKKEPPGYEEAVTQQSKQQENSSSSQQMDDLFDILIQSGEISADFKEPPSVPGKEKPPSSAACSSPLATQPSPSPDLPQAAPPPPASPALPGRLEDFLESSTGLPLLTSGHEGPEPLSLIDDLHSQMLSSAAILDHPPSPMDTSELHFAPEPSSSVGLDLADGHLDSMDWLELSSGGPVLSLAPLSTAAPSLFSTDFLDGHDLQLHWDSCL; this is encoded by the exons ACAGAGGACTATCTGAAACGGAAGATTCGTTCCCGGCCGGAGAGGTCTGAGCTGGTCAGGATGCACATTTTGGAAG AGACCTCGGCTGAGCCTTCCCTCCAGGCCAAGCAGCTGAAGCTGAAGAGAGCCAGACTAGCCGATGACCTCAATGAAAAGATTGCACAGAGGCCTGGGCCCATGGAGCTGGTGGAGAAGAACATCCTGCCTGTTGAGTCCAGCTTGAAGGAAGCCATCATTG TGGGCCAGGTGAATTACCCAAAAGTAGCAGACAGCTCTTCCTTTGATGAGGACAGCAGTGACGCCTTATCCCCTGAGCAGCCTGCCAGCCATGAGTCCCAAGGGTCAGTGCCATCACCCCTGGAGGCCCGAGTCAGCGAACCACTGCCCAGTGCCACTTCCATGTCCCCCACTCAG GTTCTTTCTCAACTCCCTATGGGCCCGGATTCCGGAGAAACGCTTTTCTTGTCAgagcagcctcctctgcctcccccgCCTCTGCTGCCCCCCAGCCTCACCAATGGAACTGCTGTCCCCACCGCCAAATCCACTCCCACGCTCATTAAG CAAAGCCAACCCAAGTCTGCCAGCGAGAAGTCGCAGCGCAGCAAGAAGGCCAAGGAGCTGAAGCCAAAGGTGAAGAAGCTCAAGTACCATCAGTACATCCCACCGGACCAAAAGCAGGACAAGGGGGCGCCTGCCATGGACTCCTCGTATGCCAAGatcctgcagcagcagcagctcttcCTGCAGCTGCAGATCCTcaaccagcagcagcagcactacAGCTACCAGACCATCCTGCCCGCCCCGCCCAA GCCAGCAGGTGAGACTCTGGGGGGCTGCGGGGCCCCTGCAGTGCGCAGCCTCTCTACCACCAGTGGTGGCTCTGGATCAGGCCCTCCAGGACCAGGTGGACTGACACGTCAGAACAGTACCCCCCAGACTGGCAAGCCGGGAGCCCTGCCAGCCAACCTGGACGACATGAAG GTGGCGGAGCTGAAGCAGGAGCTGAAGCTGCGGTCACTGCCCGTCTCGGGCACCAAGACAGAGCTGATTGAGCGCCTGCGAGCCTACCAAGACCAAGCCAGCCCAGCTCCTGCAGCCCCCAAGGCTCCTGCTGCCACCTCTCTCCTGTCCAAGGCTGGCGAGGTGGTAGTTGCCTTTCCAGCAGCCCGACTGAGTGCAGGGCCAGCCCTGGTGGCAGCAGGCCTGGCCCCGGCTGAGGTGGTGGTGGCAACGGTGACCAGTAATGGTGTAGTCAAATTTGGCAGCACGGGTTCCACACCCCcggtctcccccaccccctcagaGCGCTCACTGCTCAGTACGGGTGATGAGAACTCCACGCCTGGGGACACCTTTGGTGAGATGGTGACATCGCCGCTGACACAGCTCACCCTGCAGACCTCACCACTGCAAATCCTTGTAAAGGAGGAAGGTCCCCGAACCACACCCTGCTGCCTGAGCCCTGGCGTGCGTGCGGAGATGGAGGGTCTGGACAAGGACCAGATGCTGCAGGAGAAGGACAAGCAGATCGAGGAGCTGACGCGCATGCTCCGGCAGAAGCAGCAGCTGGTGGAGCTGCTCCGGCTGCAGCTGGAGCAGGAGAAGCGGGCCCAGCAGCCCACCCCGGCTCCCGCTTCCACCAAGGCCCCACCCAGCACCCCTGTGAAGCAGGAGAAGAGCTTCTCCAGCTGCCAGCTGAGCCGCCAGCCCCCAAGCACCACTCACCCCTTCAGCCCTGGCCTGGTGGCCCCCACTGCCAACCACAGAGACGCTGGTGCCCCAGCCCTGGGGCCTCCAGCTGTGGTGGTGAAGCAGGAAGCCATGCCACCTGAGCCGGAGGTGGCCCCTACCCCTCAGCTGCTCCTGGGCCCACAGGGCAGTGGCCTCCTCAAGGGTGTCACCCCGCCCACCCTCATCACCGACTCCACAGGGACCCACCTTGTCCTCACTGTGACCAATAAGAATGCAGACAGCCCTGGCCTGCCCAGTGGGAGTCCCCTCCAG CCCTTGTCCCAGCCTGGCTCTCCAGCCCCTGGCCCACCTGCCCAGATGGATCTGGAGCACCCATCACAGCCCCCTTTTGGGACTCCAACTTCTCTGCTGAAGAAAGAACCTCCAGGCTATGAGGAGGCTGTGACCCAGCAGTCCAAACAGCAG GAAAACAGTTCCTCAAGCCAGCAGATGGATGACCTGTTTGACATCCTCATCCAGAGTGGAG AAATTTCAGCAGATTTCAAGGAACCACCGTCGGTACCAGGAAAGGAGAAGCCACCCTCATCAGCAGCCTGCAGTTCCCCACTGGCGACACAGCCATCGCCTTCCCCTGACCTTCCTCAGGCTGCTCCCCCTCCACCAGCATCACCTGCCCTCCCAGGGCGCCTGGAGGACTTCCTGGAGAGCAGCACAGGGTTGCCCCTGCTGACCAGTGGGCATGAAGGGCCAGAGCCTCTTTCCCTTATTGATGACCTCCATAGCCAGATGCTGAGCAGTGCTGCCATTCTGGACCATCCCCCATCCCCCATGGACACCTCAGAATTGCACTTTGCCCCTGAGCCCAGCAGCAGTGTGGGCCTGGACCTGGCCGATGGCCACCTGGACAGCATGGATTGGCTGGAGCTGTCATCAGGCGGCCCCGTGCTCAGCCTGGCACCCCTCAGCACTGCAGCCCCCAGCCTCTTCTCCACGGACTTCCTTGACGGCCATGATCTTCAGCTACACTGGGATTCCTGCTTGTAG
- the Mrtfa gene encoding myocardin-related transcription factor A isoform X1: MTLLEPEMLMMAVQSVLQLKLQQRRTREELVSQGIMPPLKSPAAFHEQRRSLERARTEDYLKRKIRSRPERSELVRMHILEETSAEPSLQAKQLKLKRARLADDLNEKIAQRPGPMELVEKNILPVESSLKEAIIVGQVNYPKVADSSSFDEDSSDALSPEQPASHESQGSVPSPLEARVSEPLPSATSMSPTQVLSQLPMGPDSGETLFLSEQPPLPPPPLLPPSLTNGTAVPTAKSTPTLIKQSQPKSASEKSQRSKKAKELKPKVKKLKYHQYIPPDQKQDKGAPAMDSSYAKILQQQQLFLQLQILNQQQQHYSYQTILPAPPKPAGETLGGCGAPAVRSLSTTSGGSGSGPPGPGGLTRQNSTPQTGKPGALPANLDDMKVAELKQELKLRSLPVSGTKTELIERLRAYQDQASPAPAAPKAPAATSLLSKAGEVVVAFPAARLSAGPALVAAGLAPAEVVVATVTSNGVVKFGSTGSTPPVSPTPSERSLLSTGDENSTPGDTFGEMVTSPLTQLTLQTSPLQILVKEEGPRTTPCCLSPGVRAEMEGLDKDQMLQEKDKQIEELTRMLRQKQQLVELLRLQLEQEKRAQQPTPAPASTKAPPSTPVKQEKSFSSCQLSRQPPSTTHPFSPGLVAPTANHRDAGAPALGPPAVVVKQEAMPPEPEVAPTPQLLLGPQGSGLLKGVTPPTLITDSTGTHLVLTVTNKNADSPGLPSGSPLQPLSQPGSPAPGPPAQMDLEHPSQPPFGTPTSLLKKEPPGYEEAVTQQSKQQENSSSSQQMDDLFDILIQSGEISADFKEPPSVPGKEKPPSSAACSSPLATQPSPSPDLPQAAPPPPASPALPGRLEDFLESSTGLPLLTSGHEGPEPLSLIDDLHSQMLSSAAILDHPPSPMDTSELHFAPEPSSSVGLDLADGHLDSMDWLELSSGGPVLSLAPLSTAAPSLFSTDFLDGHDLQLHWDSCL, encoded by the exons ACAGAGGACTATCTGAAACGGAAGATTCGTTCCCGGCCGGAGAGGTCTGAGCTGGTCAGGATGCACATTTTGGAAG AGACCTCGGCTGAGCCTTCCCTCCAGGCCAAGCAGCTGAAGCTGAAGAGAGCCAGACTAGCCGATGACCTCAATGAAAAGATTGCACAGAGGCCTGGGCCCATGGAGCTGGTGGAGAAGAACATCCTGCCTGTTGAGTCCAGCTTGAAGGAAGCCATCATTG TGGGCCAGGTGAATTACCCAAAAGTAGCAGACAGCTCTTCCTTTGATGAGGACAGCAGTGACGCCTTATCCCCTGAGCAGCCTGCCAGCCATGAGTCCCAAGGGTCAGTGCCATCACCCCTGGAGGCCCGAGTCAGCGAACCACTGCCCAGTGCCACTTCCATGTCCCCCACTCAG GTTCTTTCTCAACTCCCTATGGGCCCGGATTCCGGAGAAACGCTTTTCTTGTCAgagcagcctcctctgcctcccccgCCTCTGCTGCCCCCCAGCCTCACCAATGGAACTGCTGTCCCCACCGCCAAATCCACTCCCACGCTCATTAAG CAAAGCCAACCCAAGTCTGCCAGCGAGAAGTCGCAGCGCAGCAAGAAGGCCAAGGAGCTGAAGCCAAAGGTGAAGAAGCTCAAGTACCATCAGTACATCCCACCGGACCAAAAGCAGGACAAGGGGGCGCCTGCCATGGACTCCTCGTATGCCAAGatcctgcagcagcagcagctcttcCTGCAGCTGCAGATCCTcaaccagcagcagcagcactacAGCTACCAGACCATCCTGCCCGCCCCGCCCAA GCCAGCAGGTGAGACTCTGGGGGGCTGCGGGGCCCCTGCAGTGCGCAGCCTCTCTACCACCAGTGGTGGCTCTGGATCAGGCCCTCCAGGACCAGGTGGACTGACACGTCAGAACAGTACCCCCCAGACTGGCAAGCCGGGAGCCCTGCCAGCCAACCTGGACGACATGAAG GTGGCGGAGCTGAAGCAGGAGCTGAAGCTGCGGTCACTGCCCGTCTCGGGCACCAAGACAGAGCTGATTGAGCGCCTGCGAGCCTACCAAGACCAAGCCAGCCCAGCTCCTGCAGCCCCCAAGGCTCCTGCTGCCACCTCTCTCCTGTCCAAGGCTGGCGAGGTGGTAGTTGCCTTTCCAGCAGCCCGACTGAGTGCAGGGCCAGCCCTGGTGGCAGCAGGCCTGGCCCCGGCTGAGGTGGTGGTGGCAACGGTGACCAGTAATGGTGTAGTCAAATTTGGCAGCACGGGTTCCACACCCCcggtctcccccaccccctcagaGCGCTCACTGCTCAGTACGGGTGATGAGAACTCCACGCCTGGGGACACCTTTGGTGAGATGGTGACATCGCCGCTGACACAGCTCACCCTGCAGACCTCACCACTGCAAATCCTTGTAAAGGAGGAAGGTCCCCGAACCACACCCTGCTGCCTGAGCCCTGGCGTGCGTGCGGAGATGGAGGGTCTGGACAAGGACCAGATGCTGCAGGAGAAGGACAAGCAGATCGAGGAGCTGACGCGCATGCTCCGGCAGAAGCAGCAGCTGGTGGAGCTGCTCCGGCTGCAGCTGGAGCAGGAGAAGCGGGCCCAGCAGCCCACCCCGGCTCCCGCTTCCACCAAGGCCCCACCCAGCACCCCTGTGAAGCAGGAGAAGAGCTTCTCCAGCTGCCAGCTGAGCCGCCAGCCCCCAAGCACCACTCACCCCTTCAGCCCTGGCCTGGTGGCCCCCACTGCCAACCACAGAGACGCTGGTGCCCCAGCCCTGGGGCCTCCAGCTGTGGTGGTGAAGCAGGAAGCCATGCCACCTGAGCCGGAGGTGGCCCCTACCCCTCAGCTGCTCCTGGGCCCACAGGGCAGTGGCCTCCTCAAGGGTGTCACCCCGCCCACCCTCATCACCGACTCCACAGGGACCCACCTTGTCCTCACTGTGACCAATAAGAATGCAGACAGCCCTGGCCTGCCCAGTGGGAGTCCCCTCCAG CCCTTGTCCCAGCCTGGCTCTCCAGCCCCTGGCCCACCTGCCCAGATGGATCTGGAGCACCCATCACAGCCCCCTTTTGGGACTCCAACTTCTCTGCTGAAGAAAGAACCTCCAGGCTATGAGGAGGCTGTGACCCAGCAGTCCAAACAGCAG GAAAACAGTTCCTCAAGCCAGCAGATGGATGACCTGTTTGACATCCTCATCCAGAGTGGAG AAATTTCAGCAGATTTCAAGGAACCACCGTCGGTACCAGGAAAGGAGAAGCCACCCTCATCAGCAGCCTGCAGTTCCCCACTGGCGACACAGCCATCGCCTTCCCCTGACCTTCCTCAGGCTGCTCCCCCTCCACCAGCATCACCTGCCCTCCCAGGGCGCCTGGAGGACTTCCTGGAGAGCAGCACAGGGTTGCCCCTGCTGACCAGTGGGCATGAAGGGCCAGAGCCTCTTTCCCTTATTGATGACCTCCATAGCCAGATGCTGAGCAGTGCTGCCATTCTGGACCATCCCCCATCCCCCATGGACACCTCAGAATTGCACTTTGCCCCTGAGCCCAGCAGCAGTGTGGGCCTGGACCTGGCCGATGGCCACCTGGACAGCATGGATTGGCTGGAGCTGTCATCAGGCGGCCCCGTGCTCAGCCTGGCACCCCTCAGCACTGCAGCCCCCAGCCTCTTCTCCACGGACTTCCTTGACGGCCATGATCTTCAGCTACACTGGGATTCCTGCTTGTAG
- the Mrtfa gene encoding myocardin-related transcription factor A isoform X4, with translation MKLLQLKLQQRRTREELVSQGIMPPLKSPAAFHEQRRSLERARTEDYLKRKIRSRPERSELVRMHILEETSAEPSLQAKQLKLKRARLADDLNEKIAQRPGPMELVEKNILPVESSLKEAIIVGQVNYPKVADSSSFDEDSSDALSPEQPASHESQGSVPSPLEARVSEPLPSATSMSPTQVLSQLPMGPDSGETLFLSEQPPLPPPPLLPPSLTNGTAVPTAKSTPTLIKQSQPKSASEKSQRSKKAKELKPKVKKLKYHQYIPPDQKQDKGAPAMDSSYAKILQQQQLFLQLQILNQQQQHYSYQTILPAPPKPAGETLGGCGAPAVRSLSTTSGGSGSGPPGPGGLTRQNSTPQTGKPGALPANLDDMKVAELKQELKLRSLPVSGTKTELIERLRAYQDQASPAPAAPKAPAATSLLSKAGEVVVAFPAARLSAGPALVAAGLAPAEVVVATVTSNGVVKFGSTGSTPPVSPTPSERSLLSTGDENSTPGDTFGEMVTSPLTQLTLQTSPLQILVKEEGPRTTPCCLSPGVRAEMEGLDKDQMLQEKDKQIEELTRMLRQKQQLVELLRLQLEQEKRAQQPTPAPASTKAPPSTPVKQEKSFSSCQLSRQPPSTTHPFSPGLVAPTANHRDAGAPALGPPAVVVKQEAMPPEPEVAPTPQLLLGPQGSGLLKGVTPPTLITDSTGTHLVLTVTNKNADSPGLPSGSPLQPLSQPGSPAPGPPAQMDLEHPSQPPFGTPTSLLKKEPPGYEEAVTQQSKQQENSSSSQQMDDLFDILIQSGEISADFKEPPSVPGKEKPPSSAACSSPLATQPSPSPDLPQAAPPPPASPALPGRLEDFLESSTGLPLLTSGHEGPEPLSLIDDLHSQMLSSAAILDHPPSPMDTSELHFAPEPSSSVGLDLADGHLDSMDWLELSSGGPVLSLAPLSTAAPSLFSTDFLDGHDLQLHWDSCL, from the exons ACAGAGGACTATCTGAAACGGAAGATTCGTTCCCGGCCGGAGAGGTCTGAGCTGGTCAGGATGCACATTTTGGAAG AGACCTCGGCTGAGCCTTCCCTCCAGGCCAAGCAGCTGAAGCTGAAGAGAGCCAGACTAGCCGATGACCTCAATGAAAAGATTGCACAGAGGCCTGGGCCCATGGAGCTGGTGGAGAAGAACATCCTGCCTGTTGAGTCCAGCTTGAAGGAAGCCATCATTG TGGGCCAGGTGAATTACCCAAAAGTAGCAGACAGCTCTTCCTTTGATGAGGACAGCAGTGACGCCTTATCCCCTGAGCAGCCTGCCAGCCATGAGTCCCAAGGGTCAGTGCCATCACCCCTGGAGGCCCGAGTCAGCGAACCACTGCCCAGTGCCACTTCCATGTCCCCCACTCAG GTTCTTTCTCAACTCCCTATGGGCCCGGATTCCGGAGAAACGCTTTTCTTGTCAgagcagcctcctctgcctcccccgCCTCTGCTGCCCCCCAGCCTCACCAATGGAACTGCTGTCCCCACCGCCAAATCCACTCCCACGCTCATTAAG CAAAGCCAACCCAAGTCTGCCAGCGAGAAGTCGCAGCGCAGCAAGAAGGCCAAGGAGCTGAAGCCAAAGGTGAAGAAGCTCAAGTACCATCAGTACATCCCACCGGACCAAAAGCAGGACAAGGGGGCGCCTGCCATGGACTCCTCGTATGCCAAGatcctgcagcagcagcagctcttcCTGCAGCTGCAGATCCTcaaccagcagcagcagcactacAGCTACCAGACCATCCTGCCCGCCCCGCCCAA GCCAGCAGGTGAGACTCTGGGGGGCTGCGGGGCCCCTGCAGTGCGCAGCCTCTCTACCACCAGTGGTGGCTCTGGATCAGGCCCTCCAGGACCAGGTGGACTGACACGTCAGAACAGTACCCCCCAGACTGGCAAGCCGGGAGCCCTGCCAGCCAACCTGGACGACATGAAG GTGGCGGAGCTGAAGCAGGAGCTGAAGCTGCGGTCACTGCCCGTCTCGGGCACCAAGACAGAGCTGATTGAGCGCCTGCGAGCCTACCAAGACCAAGCCAGCCCAGCTCCTGCAGCCCCCAAGGCTCCTGCTGCCACCTCTCTCCTGTCCAAGGCTGGCGAGGTGGTAGTTGCCTTTCCAGCAGCCCGACTGAGTGCAGGGCCAGCCCTGGTGGCAGCAGGCCTGGCCCCGGCTGAGGTGGTGGTGGCAACGGTGACCAGTAATGGTGTAGTCAAATTTGGCAGCACGGGTTCCACACCCCcggtctcccccaccccctcagaGCGCTCACTGCTCAGTACGGGTGATGAGAACTCCACGCCTGGGGACACCTTTGGTGAGATGGTGACATCGCCGCTGACACAGCTCACCCTGCAGACCTCACCACTGCAAATCCTTGTAAAGGAGGAAGGTCCCCGAACCACACCCTGCTGCCTGAGCCCTGGCGTGCGTGCGGAGATGGAGGGTCTGGACAAGGACCAGATGCTGCAGGAGAAGGACAAGCAGATCGAGGAGCTGACGCGCATGCTCCGGCAGAAGCAGCAGCTGGTGGAGCTGCTCCGGCTGCAGCTGGAGCAGGAGAAGCGGGCCCAGCAGCCCACCCCGGCTCCCGCTTCCACCAAGGCCCCACCCAGCACCCCTGTGAAGCAGGAGAAGAGCTTCTCCAGCTGCCAGCTGAGCCGCCAGCCCCCAAGCACCACTCACCCCTTCAGCCCTGGCCTGGTGGCCCCCACTGCCAACCACAGAGACGCTGGTGCCCCAGCCCTGGGGCCTCCAGCTGTGGTGGTGAAGCAGGAAGCCATGCCACCTGAGCCGGAGGTGGCCCCTACCCCTCAGCTGCTCCTGGGCCCACAGGGCAGTGGCCTCCTCAAGGGTGTCACCCCGCCCACCCTCATCACCGACTCCACAGGGACCCACCTTGTCCTCACTGTGACCAATAAGAATGCAGACAGCCCTGGCCTGCCCAGTGGGAGTCCCCTCCAG CCCTTGTCCCAGCCTGGCTCTCCAGCCCCTGGCCCACCTGCCCAGATGGATCTGGAGCACCCATCACAGCCCCCTTTTGGGACTCCAACTTCTCTGCTGAAGAAAGAACCTCCAGGCTATGAGGAGGCTGTGACCCAGCAGTCCAAACAGCAG GAAAACAGTTCCTCAAGCCAGCAGATGGATGACCTGTTTGACATCCTCATCCAGAGTGGAG AAATTTCAGCAGATTTCAAGGAACCACCGTCGGTACCAGGAAAGGAGAAGCCACCCTCATCAGCAGCCTGCAGTTCCCCACTGGCGACACAGCCATCGCCTTCCCCTGACCTTCCTCAGGCTGCTCCCCCTCCACCAGCATCACCTGCCCTCCCAGGGCGCCTGGAGGACTTCCTGGAGAGCAGCACAGGGTTGCCCCTGCTGACCAGTGGGCATGAAGGGCCAGAGCCTCTTTCCCTTATTGATGACCTCCATAGCCAGATGCTGAGCAGTGCTGCCATTCTGGACCATCCCCCATCCCCCATGGACACCTCAGAATTGCACTTTGCCCCTGAGCCCAGCAGCAGTGTGGGCCTGGACCTGGCCGATGGCCACCTGGACAGCATGGATTGGCTGGAGCTGTCATCAGGCGGCCCCGTGCTCAGCCTGGCACCCCTCAGCACTGCAGCCCCCAGCCTCTTCTCCACGGACTTCCTTGACGGCCATGATCTTCAGCTACACTGGGATTCCTGCTTGTAG